One stretch of Chrysiogenia bacterium DNA includes these proteins:
- the ispG gene encoding flavodoxin-dependent (E)-4-hydroxy-3-methylbut-2-enyl-diphosphate synthase — translation MHYDVRPDRRKTRQIMVGNVPVGGDAPISVQSMCTTNTYDAEATIAQITELTEAGCEIVRCTVPSEKDAAALPEIVKHAKIPVIADIHFDYRMALSAAEAGVSALRLNPGNIGGEKKVRMVVDAAKANKLPIRIGVNAGSLERDLLEKYLRATPEAMVESAMRHIQILEDMDFGDIKVSLKASDPKLMIDAYRLLADKVDYPFHLGVTEAGTKFSGTIKSAIGIGSLLSQGIGDTIRVSLTAEPVEEIKAGFEILKSLRLREKGINLIACPTCGRLEIDLFKLCDQVEDRFKNVEEPIEIAIMGCVVNGPGEAQAAKIGLAAGRGQGVLYVDGKVAKKVPEDQMLDALAEQVSNIVGRQV, via the coding sequence ATGCATTACGACGTGCGGCCCGATCGCCGCAAGACCAGGCAAATCATGGTGGGCAACGTGCCCGTGGGCGGCGATGCGCCGATCTCCGTGCAATCGATGTGCACGACCAACACCTATGACGCAGAGGCCACCATCGCGCAGATCACCGAGCTTACCGAAGCCGGCTGCGAGATCGTTCGCTGCACCGTCCCCAGCGAAAAGGACGCCGCGGCGCTTCCCGAGATCGTCAAACACGCGAAGATTCCCGTCATCGCCGACATCCACTTCGATTACCGCATGGCGCTTTCCGCGGCGGAGGCCGGCGTGTCCGCGCTTCGTCTCAACCCCGGCAACATCGGCGGTGAGAAGAAAGTCCGCATGGTCGTCGATGCGGCCAAGGCCAACAAGCTTCCCATCCGCATCGGCGTAAACGCCGGTTCGCTCGAGCGCGATCTGCTCGAGAAGTATCTGCGCGCTACGCCCGAAGCGATGGTCGAGAGCGCCATGCGCCACATCCAGATCCTCGAAGACATGGACTTTGGCGACATCAAGGTCTCGCTCAAGGCATCGGACCCCAAGCTGATGATTGACGCCTACCGGCTGCTGGCCGACAAGGTCGACTACCCGTTCCACCTGGGCGTAACCGAGGCGGGCACCAAGTTCTCCGGCACGATCAAGAGCGCCATCGGTATCGGGTCGCTGCTCTCGCAGGGAATCGGCGACACGATCCGCGTCTCCCTGACGGCCGAGCCCGTCGAGGAGATCAAGGCCGGCTTCGAAATCCTCAAGTCGCTGCGCCTTCGCGAGAAGGGCATCAACCTGATCGCCTGCCCGACGTGCGGACGGCTGGAGATCGATCTCTTCAAGCTCTGCGACCAGGTCGAGGACCGCTTCAAGAATGTTGAAGAGCCCATCGAGATCGCCATCATGGGTTGCGTGGTCAACGGCCCGGGCGAGGCGCAGGCCGCCAAGATCGGCCTGGCTGCCGGTCGCGGTCAGGGC
- a CDS encoding TetR/AcrR family transcriptional regulator, with protein MKALQAVEQHESRRERQKADRRRRIYDAAIALFAEKGFEQTTVQEITDRADVGKGTFFNYFHSKDAILLYYQEQLMAELVEAVEAFPDESPAKKIRYLFRYSVSQCRREESLFMSFLRECFSRPMLIEADKATHSDMSNRMGELIRAGVFAGDFHPQLNVEIASQLLSDMWVATWIEWGFFDKPFDIGELFEQKLDYLFAAFRSTPGNSEDQ; from the coding sequence ATGAAGGCGTTGCAGGCCGTAGAACAGCATGAATCGCGTCGCGAGCGGCAAAAAGCCGACCGCCGCCGCCGCATTTACGATGCGGCCATTGCCCTGTTCGCCGAAAAGGGTTTCGAGCAGACCACCGTCCAGGAAATCACGGACCGGGCGGATGTCGGCAAGGGCACGTTCTTCAATTACTTCCACAGCAAGGACGCCATCCTGCTCTACTACCAGGAGCAGCTCATGGCCGAGCTCGTCGAGGCGGTTGAAGCCTTCCCCGACGAGAGTCCGGCCAAGAAGATCCGCTACCTGTTTCGCTACTCCGTTTCCCAGTGCCGCCGCGAGGAGAGTCTCTTCATGAGCTTCCTGCGCGAGTGTTTCTCGCGCCCCATGCTCATCGAAGCCGACAAGGCCACGCACTCGGACATGAGCAACCGGATGGGCGAGCTCATCCGCGCTGGCGTGTTCGCCGGCGACTTCCACCCCCAGCTCAATGTGGAGATTGCCAGCCAGCTTCTCTCCGACATGTGGGTCGCCACGTGGATCGAATGGGGCTTCTTCGACAAGCCCTTTGATATCGGTGAATTGTTCGAGCAGAAGCTCGATTATTTGTTTGCTGCCTTCCGCAGCACTCCGGGCAACAGTGAAGACCAGTAG